From the genome of Miscanthus floridulus cultivar M001 chromosome 10, ASM1932011v1, whole genome shotgun sequence, one region includes:
- the LOC136484926 gene encoding serine carboxypeptidase-like 42, translating into MAAASWRAVALAVAAVGCWLLGGGGGAWAFPAEDLVTRLPGQPPVTFRQFAGYVDVDVKAGRSLFYYFAEAQQDAAAKPLTLWLNGGPGCSSIGGGAFTELGPFYPRGDGRGLRLNKKSWNKASNLLFVESPAGVGWSYSNTSSDHNTGDVRTANDMYQFLLGWYAKFPEYRSRALFLTGESYAGHYIPQLTDVLLTHNEKSKGFKFNIKGVAIGNPLLKLDRDVPATYEYFWSHGMISDEIFLAISHGCDFEDYTFSDPHNESKSCNDAIAEANSIVGDYVNNYDVILDVCYPSIVMQELRLREYATKISIGVDVCMSYERFFYFNLPEVQQALHANRTHLKYHWSMCSDILNYSNTDGNINILPTLQRIVEHKIPLWVFSGDQDSVVPLLGSRTLVRELAHTMGLHVTVPYSTWFRKGQVGGWVTEYGNFLTFATVRGASHMVPFAQPDRALRLFQSIVLGQRLPNTTNPPIE; encoded by the exons ATGGCGGCGGCTTCTTGGAGAGCCGTGGCGCTGGCGGTGGCCGCGGTGGGCTGCTGGCTtcttggtggcggtggcggcgcgtgGGCGTTCCCGGCCGAGGATTTGGTCACGCGGCTGCCGGGCCAGCCGCCGGTCACGTTCAGGCAGTTCGCCGGgtacgtcgacgtcgacgtcaaGGCCGGCAGGAGCCTCTTCTACTACTTCGCCGAGGCGCAGCAGGATGCCGCCGCCAAACCGCTCACGCTGTGGCTTAATGGAG GTCCTGGCTGTTCTTCGATTGGAGGTGGTGCTTTCACAGAGCTAGGGCCATTTTATCCGAGAGGAGATGGTCGAGGCCTCAGATTGAACAAGAAGTCATGGAACAAAG CGTCCAATCTTCTGTTTGTGGAATCACCAGCTGGAGTTGGATGGTCTTATTCAAACACTTCATCAGACCACAACACTGGAGATGTGCGGACAG CTAATGACATGTACCAATTTCTGCTGGGCTGGTATGCGAAGTTTCCTGAGTACAGATCAAGAGCTTTATTTCTTACGGGAGAGAGTTACGCAG GGCATTATATACCACAACTCACTGATGTACTTCTCACCCATAACGAGAAATCAAAGGGTTTCAAGTTCAATATTAAGGGAGTCGCT ATCGGGAATCCGCTTCTCAAGCTTGATAGAGATGTCCCTGCAACCTACGAGTATTTCTGGTCTCATGGCATGATCTCTGATGAAATATTTCTAGCGATCAGCCACGGTTGTGATTTTGAGGATTACACCTTCAGCGACCCCCACAATGAGAGCAAGTCATGCAACGATgcaattgcagaagcaaacagtATAGTTGGAGACTATGTCAACAACTATGATgttattcttgatgtctgctacCCATCAATCGTGATGCAGGAGCTACGGTTGCGAGAATAT GCCACAAAAATCAGTATTGGAGTGGATGTCTGCATGTCCTATGAAAGGTTTTTCTATTTCAATCTACCAGAGGTGCAGCAGGCTCTGCATGCTAACAGGACGCATTTGAAGTATCACTGGAGCATGTGCAGTGA TATCCTGAACTACAGCAATACAGATGGCAACATCAACATCTTGCCTACACTTCAAAGAATTGTGGAGCACAAGATACCACTATGGGTGTTCAG CGGGGATCAAGACTCCGTTGTGCCCTTGTTGGGCAGCCGAACCCTTGTGCGAGAGCTAGCTCACACCATGGGGTTGCATGTCACAGTCCCCTACAGCACTTGGTTCCGCAAAGGCCAG GTTGGAGGCTGGGTGACGGAGTATGGCAACTTTCTGACCTTCGCCACAGTGCGAGGTGCATCTCACATGGTGCCATTTGCACAGCCAGACCGAGCTCTCAGGCTATTTCAATCAATTGTACTCGGGCAAAGACTACCAAACACAACCAATCCACCAATTGAGTAA